tggtcgattatatttgacatgaatacatagttggtcgcctataaggatttgacagttgaaccacaTCCTAGGGTGATctagagctataaggacagaagaaattactacattattctttaGTTTATATGCCATatatccaatctcatatttgatgatttgaacatatttttgtgaacgttattcgatataaaaatatatggcattcttttatcatagttattattaattgtttgattaatttgataaggtccttaattaaattttgagacttgtcatcgtgatagagatcatgataatgagagcaaagtctcttacaatttaatctaaatttgttcttgatcgtaggattattaatttggacattagtaattcagttagatcaatatttatgtgatcgtctttatgagataaagattagttgatctcattaattaAATCAAATAGacagatgatgcatatagagatatggtcattgaaccgactcattggataatttcTAATAGtaagaattaccataaactgtcaatagaatattctcttgaagaatgtgatgtaagaatttcctttgacctgagatcgtcatagtaattgacaactTATTTGTTGTGCTttaatactagacacctatggccctagggcgatagttgaaaggatattgggtacgattgaatacttgtagaattagtgattaatcaagatggaatctgtcaactcttggtaatgagtttaagctccatgttgtcatgaattataaacgatcaaattaagaccttggccagagcaattgaatgaaagaagaaaagagtttcttaggtcattcaatggtcgattatatttgacatgaacacatagttggttgCCTATTAgaatttgacagttgaaccatatcctaggtgatccagagctataaggacagaagaaattactacattattcttctactggttcttgagagtaaattatatacttcatgttatccggtcgttaaggagtgttgctagacgccacccttgattagtatattaatgtgatcaatttactaccggcttagtattgaacctatggggtcgcacactaacgagtgttctgatctttgctaaagggttaattactttattatttgataattaaattaaagaatttaattagtcaaataaatttagttattagtccaaatgaaatattattatattctttgctgcACAAAgattataattaatattgtgaacgaattgaagttttctatttggaatagaaaattagattatatctcttggttgaaatatatatgtgatatatataatataaaataatattaatttatataaaggttatatatataatattagtTAATTTACCAATTTGGAATTGGAAAGGTAAAATATTAGTTAATTTACCAATTTGGAATTGGAAAGGTAAAGTCCACAAAGGACGTATAAATTGAATCCAACATTAATTTGGATTCACGAGAATCCAACTTTGACAATGGTTCGGCAGTCACGTTTTCGTTAAGACGTGATTTCCAATTTTCCATAAAATTTGATTgaagtttatttttggaataaacttttaCCCTAAGAAAATTATTACCTCACCCAAATAGAAAAAGGGTTTATAGATTatgctatataaagggtgatggagaaaATTTGCCGCGTTGttaattcttgagaagaaaaatcactttgtgaaagtgagagtgcaacACAAGTTAAGAGAggaaatacaattacaagaaaagtgtttcttgttcttctaacattgagttgagatttttgagaaaaatttcaataCAATATTTCGTTCAATTTTGTTCgtgggtttcattgatcaaagagttgatagcaagggtCGGTCTCGGTGTGAATACGCATAGAGTCTTTgcactatcgaagaatttgaaacgagactttcttcaccaggtacgtcttagatccgatctattgacatgtaaataaatctTAAACACGAAAAAATCTGCCTAGAAttattattgtcttccgctgTGTGTTATGAACATCTATACGCAATCTTTCACAAACGCTAGCTAAGTTAATTCTTCTTAAAGCCATTAAGTCCGAATTTCACAAGTAAATATATGGTTGCTTAAAAAATGTTTAAAAGTTCAGAGGCAAACCAATTTTACTATTACTTGTTGGGTTGTTTCCCCAACTTTCTCGTGGACTTTCGACTGCTGATCATTTCAATCTTTCAGAAAAGCTTAACAAATAGTAAACTCAATTTCCAAAGCAGGAGAGGATAAGAAAACTCTATCACTAATATATCTCTTGAGTGGCTATAATTCTTCCACAATTGCATCATTTTGATCTGCACGAATATTAAAAATCCATGCGATTATTCAGCCAATGGACGGTAACTTTTGGCCTTGCATTTGGATTATGGTTACGTTCACAAGGGGTAGAGTGCTTTCTACcaaatatttcttcatttttagGGTTCTAATTTGAGACCTTTAATTTAAGGTGAAGAAATTTCAACTATTTCATCGCACCCCTCTTATGTTTAATTAATAAGTGGCTAAAGCGGATGCAAAGttagaatttaaaatttatcaaatttttaTAGTAATCTTAtagttaatatacaataataactagAGACACGTGACTTCATAATCAGGGGCGGCTCTAAAAGCTTGGCCGGTGAGGCTATTGCCTTAGGCCCCCAAAATTTGAAGGCCCCAAATTTACTTAATCTCTTATTAATATGACTACTATactataaataattattataaagaAAAGCGTTATagtatatttttttgttatttgattgaggttattttataCCAATAAGTTCATAAATTAGGATAATTTTCACActcattaattagtatatttgcttcacttttcaattttaattttatcctttttaTATAGGAATTAagacacacacatatatatatcgaCAACATAATGAATTTCATTTACATCTTCTTTGAAACTACATGAATACAAAAGCATTCATGCACAGGTTTTCTTTGAGTGTAATTCAACATATTATATTAGgttatttataattaattttagATATTCACCAATAAGTGCTACTAATTAatagaataaattataattatcgtTTAAATTGATTAGAATGAGTAGATATTTTTAACAAAATATGTTATTACGTTATGTaagtttatttctttttcttgattATGATGATAGccaaatcaaaattttcactttgagTTCTGGACCTCAACATCCGATAATCCACCACTTTATTCTTTGTGCTCTTCTtccccattttttttttaaattcgcTATTTTTTatcttaaatgattaattttatTGTTTACAAAGCAAATTTTATTGTTAGTGTAaaagttttataaaataaatttaacaaCCTCTCAATATGATTTTGTCTTAGGCCACAAGATCTTTTGAGCCGCCAATGATAATGAGTAGTCTATGTATATGTTTACTACGATAGCACTCAAGTTGACAATGAGGCCGGTATGCATATATGATACACTGATTATGCATATTTTTTCATATATTATACATTCGTTgtctatttttaatttaaacggTTGGGTACGCGgctgtttatatttttttttaaaaatcgtTTTTAAAGTTGACAGAAATATATTCTTTGACTTGCCTAGCGAAGACAAGATGCTAGGTTGCTCCGACCTAATTTACCAAGATACGAGAATCAAAGGACAAAATGAAGTGctacaaaaagcaaaaaataacatTTAAGGCAGCTCATTCAAGAAGAGTTCCATTAATTTAGGGTTTAAGCTCTCAACACAAGGAGATTGACAATTTTTTGTTTATGAAGACATGGGAACAGAGCCCACGTTCTCAGGATTATAAAGAGTTTAAATTTTATgtgtaaaatatattttataatttattaggtaaatatttttgataaatattaattgaTTATCTGGTAAATATGATAACTTACTTGCTATAATAAGTTAAAATTCATTAATAGTGTAAAAATTATTATACTGccaatgtatataacttaaatcctaatataaataaataaaatttatattcaCTCTGATAGTATAATTAAAATTTCACAGAATCAACACAACTAAACTTGGGCTAACAGGTTATTTGCCTTATCATTCTGGTAACTAATTTCACTTATTATGGATAGGTAACTCCAAATACcttaaagtggagagaaatttaaaaatagcgaGATTTACAAGCGATCATTCAAAAATGaccatagtttcaaaagtaatcgaaatttagtcacttttcatgtaaagataaatctgaacgaaaatactattGAAAATCTGGAAAAATACtcaagtataatatactggaattcctgtataatatactggaactccagtatattatactagagttccagtataatataccgctCCAGCATAATTTACTAGAGATTGGAGCAtcagtgctccaatctccagtatattatactggaactttccgcgtgttagagttccagcataatatgctggaagtttatatacaggtgcaccgatctccagtatattatgctagaactttccgtATTGCAGTAAAATAgaggctatttttcaatgattttgCAAACGTTGGCTATTTTAGAATGACCAGCCCGAAAACTggttagcccgtgctatttttactttaAAGTGACTTGACACTGTACAAATTTCTACCCTATCCATGCATAAAAGTTTAATCTTATATAAACTACAATTGAACCTATAGACAAAATGTTGTGTATGTACCCAAGTAATAATATATTTCATTTCCTCTCTagtgattcttaataatatatttCATTTCTCCTCTTGTGATTCTCCTTAAATACACTAATATCCATAACATAGTTTCTCTCTTTCTCCAATCAAGGCTGAACAAGCTATTGTCCATTGCTTAAGTGGTGAGACTTGAGAGAATAAGTTTTTATGTGATTATTATGGTAAGCTTTTGGTTCCAATTCTTCACCTTCTATATATGTAAAATAGAATTATTCCTTTACATAACACTTTTGCTAGCTCCTTAATTAAGTTTATTTATCAAGATCTACTAATTAATTATGATATATAATGTTTTTAGGGAATTAAGAAGCCATCTTGGTTGGAAGCTCTTTACGTGGAGAAATTCTTTGTTCCATGTTCTATTCATGAAAGTGCAAAGAAGAATGAGAAGAATGTTTGTTGTTTGGATTGTTGCATAAGTATTTGTCCTCATTGTGTGATATCTCATCGTTTCCACAGATTACTTCAAATTAGACGTTATGTATATCATGAAGTTGTTCGACTTGAAGATTTAGAGAACCTTATTGATTGCTCCAATATTCAGGTAGTTATTCTGCAAGaaacttgttttatttttattttttatttattatttgataattatggTGTCCGAGCCAGCTTATACGTACCTCGACTAATTTTATGGGGTACCTTCTACCTCCCCACCAGTGCAAGTATAAGGTAACTCTATTCAAGGGCGGTGCTAGAAGTCCGGTTAATtacgggttcggccgaactcAATAGCTTTTGCTCAAACAGTGTATGTGTgttaagaaattcattaaatatatacatatattaagtTTAGAACCCATTTATTAGCACTTGAAGTCTTCGTTCTAAACTTCAGACCCCATAAAGTTGAAATTCTGGTTCGGCTTCTAAGTATATGTCCACTAAAATTTGAATAAATAGGAGAATTATCTAGTGTTTTTGCCTCCGTTGAATGCTTTATTTTGCTAGCTTTTGTTAATAATGTTGTTGATTGTTGGATTTTCTGATAGTTTAGTTTGTAATTGTACAAGGCATATACAATAAACAATGCTAAGGTGGTTTTTATCAAGAAAAGGCCTCAAAATAGGCAATTCAAGGGAGGAAATTATTGCACTTCTTGTGATAGGAGTCTTCAAGAACCATACATCCATTGCTCTCTGGGGTGCAAGGTAAATAATTTTCGTTAATCTTAAGAAtttttgtgttttgggttttaACCATAGGTACTCATATCTACTTAATCAATTTTTTATCATAATTGTTTTCCTAACAAATATACTTAATACATGTTATACATGCAATTAGGTTAGAGTTCTTCGCTTAGTTGAACTTAGTTGACAGCCTCCAAGCATTAAATAAATATTGAGGTAATTTCACTTCTTGCCCCTCTAATATTTGTAATTAGATTTTGGTCCTTGTGATATTTCGCTAAGCATATTAACCTTGAATTATCTAAAAAGGTATGTGTTTGGTCCCATTACATAGGAAATGTGCTATATTACCCGATCAAATATGGAGTAACATCATTAAATAGTCTAATAGGAGTAGTTAGTAATTCGTTAAATTTTTAAAGATTCACAAGCAAAAGAATGGAATTTATTAAAAGATTAAATGTGCTTAACCAGGTATCAAAAGGACCAAAATAAGTAGGCGCTTGGACATAAAAtttgtaatttttgaaaaaaaatagtatttgaagttaagttaAAAATTGATACTTGggatttgaaattatgtttgcatattcatttcatttgaaaaaatattaaagttttgtggggattttttttttaaaaaaatattttcgaaaaatttctattttttttttaaaatttcatgcacaaacacatttttttaaaaaagttcgaaataaaatTTTTTTTTATGGACAAACGGGGTCCTAATTTGTCGATAATCCAAAGACTAAAAGCACCATATTTCCGTAGTGATTTCacgaaataaattaagaatgagATGTTATAGACTTATAAGATTGAAGTTTACAAATTATAGGAACAACAAATTTATTACTTAATTGTTGGTTGACAAAAGCTTTGTTTGTCATGATCAGGTAGAGTCATAGACATATTTCCATGGTTCAGAAATCCACATAACTAGTCATCACTGTCCATGTTACTTTATTTAAGTTTTTCTcaactaaatatttataaaatatacattaaaaatgacaaaaaaaaaaaggaattacaAAAGCTGAGTGCAGGAAGGGGAGCTATTCAATTATTCATGACATACGTTGGGAGCAATAGAAACTAGAATTTTACCTGATTTATTGCAGAGTTCAAACAAAATTACCTGGTTTACTAGATcagattaaaaaaattaaaaaaatatatatacggGGCGGGGCgttaaaaacagaaaattttgttttgcggggcggggcggggcggggcagGTTGTAGTCTTCGCGGGTGTGCGCGGGTGTGCCCCGCAACCGCACCGCCCCGCACCGTTTGCCATCCCTAAATTTATAGGAACAACATATTGTTATTTTTTCCCCAACTGAGGAGGATGTATATTGTTTCCACACTTCCCCTCCAGCGTCACTCGAACCCAGAACTTAACGATCGTGGGTGGAAGTGCtttaccaactgagcaagcctcactTGTTGACAACATATTATTAATTGTTGGTTGACAACAACTTTGTTTGTCATGATCAGGTAGAGTTTGTGCTAAAGCACAACAAGGACCTTTCTCCATTTCTAAGGAAATGCACAACTCTACAACTTAGTCCAGACTTCTTTATCCCTCAAGACATGGCCGACGATGACATGGCGAACGAGACAGCTCATTCAACGGTCGTGGACAACGACGAGCCCTGGGGCTCGTCGTCGTCGGGCTCGGGTTCAGAGAACATGAGCTTTCCCTGCACTGAGTTTGTAAGGAAGAAGAGAAGTGGAATGCATGTATGTGGAAGAACAGCTAATAATTATAAGGATATTACAGAGGAGGACATGGCTACTAGTATGAGTAGAAGAAAAGGCATTCCTCAAAGATCTCCATTGTGTTAGGGTTTAGTAGTATATTAACTTGGTTTCAAATATTAGTTGTTTTGTCAAcctaaatttgttttaaaataatattacttctttttcttcaaatctCCTTATTATTTGAATAAATGAAGTTTTAATCAAGTGAGACGTTTAAGAAGAAATAAAGGATAATTTAGACAATCATCATGCCTATTGCGAGACTCAAGTAATGGGCTGGGAATGGTTTCATGGGGTCGGAGtcagtggcggaggcaggatctccACGAAAGGGGTTCAAAAAAAAATTTGTATCTAGTGAGAAATGAACTCATGACCTTATATAGATTTTGAACCtccttgaccactaaactacacttttAGATTGTGTTAAaggggttcaaaacttaatatatagaggtaaaaaacagattttgccttatatatacagtgtatttttTCGGCGAACCCCCTTAcacccctaaatccgcccctggtcGGAGTTATATTCGAACATGACGCTTATTTGATGAGTATggttaaaaataaaagtaaagttgcATTAATGCTAGCTCCCATAACTTTTGACATGATAATAAACGCTTGATCTAACAATATAACATTCTTTATACTTTCTTTTTCGTACCTCATtattcagtttttttttcttgaCTCGATGATCAtgctacccccccccccccttctcagGTACATATGCACAGTCATTTAAATTTTGATGTTAATTAATTACTTGGTTGGAGTGCTTTGTCTTAATTGCACCACGTGATTCCCTCttcctatttcttcttttttcttgtttggtGATTTTAAATTTCCAACATCATATAATAGTAGTTTGAATTGTCAATTTGGAATCTTGTGTTGTTTACACCGACCGTTTTATTCAAATAATCGACAGTTTGAGGTTAAATTCTTTAGCACTAGACGTAGTTTAAGTACTCATTAAGCTAGACAAACAAGATCTTCCAAAATAGCTAGGCATCAAAATATCACATATATATGGACTCATAAGAAGACAATATAATTTAATATGTGGTAGTATGTTAGTAATTTTTTCACAACTCGAGAAAATAATAGTGTAATCTCATTGAAAAACACAATTAAGGATTTGGGACACGCATCATTTCCTTAATTGTTTTTCTCCTACTCCTAAAAGGTTTCCAAAATTTAAACCCATAGACATTAGGATTTAGGATATTCATAAGGTTACTCCGATTCCTATAAAGTTTTTAAATCAACTTcttatattatagtatatatatatatatagccccttgATTGTCATCTTCCTTCTATAATCTCACTGGCAATAACATTCAAGTCATCACCCTACAAAAAATGCCAAATCTCATCGCTGTTTTCTTCGTGGTGTTCATCATTTTGGttgttttgttatatttttacGAGTTGATAACCCATTCGGGTTTAAATAATGGAGTAACACAACAACGTGAATTAGCACCAGGAGCAGAAAGTGGTCGTTATGTGACAACAGAAAGAGCTCGGGCAATAAATAAATCAGGTGTTGAAGTAGTGATTGATATTCCTGATGAAATTAAAGGTACAAACAGTGACTGCTGTATCTGCTTAGgagaatttgatgaacaagaagatgatgatgatgatatgagCGAAGTGATACTTGTTGCTTGCTGTCATAGGTTTCATGCTGCTTGTATTACTCCTTGGTTATTAGTACCAGAAAACGAGACATGTCCCTTTTGCCGTACTTATGTTACTGCTCTCGTGCATATGGTCGGGCTTGAAGATTTAATCAAGACTAACAATTACTATACATATATATGAATTGTAGGTTAGGagaaacttgtgaatatttctacgACACAATAgtgtgagactagccagttaggagttagactaagaatgtcattggtcgtctattgatgcagggctttacttGCTAGTTGTACTATATcaaccatctatttcgtatttcgtattctgtatttcatatctcttatattgttggtattttattatgcattttatggtactaatatatcggctcctgttgctttttttgagccaatggtctcctggaaacagcctctctacccttcggggtaggggtaaggtttgcgtacatattaccctcccagaccccacttgtgggattatactgggtcgtcgtcgtcgtcgttgtATATATGAATTGTAGTAGCAATTCAATGCAACGAGCAAGTGAATAACTACCAACGAAGGGAAAGGAAAACCTAAAAGTACTCCTCTTATCCCGATCTGTACGATCTTATTCTAATATACTACTACTTTGTTGAATATCAGAGAAAGAAACTTTTAATGTCATCATAATTATGTAAAGTGACAATACAATAGATAT
Above is a window of Nicotiana tabacum cultivar K326 chromosome 8, ASM71507v2, whole genome shotgun sequence DNA encoding:
- the LOC107772298 gene encoding protein RGF1 INDUCIBLE TRANSCRIPTION FACTOR 1-like, with protein sequence MGIKKPSWLEALYVEKFFVPCSIHESAKKNEKNVCCLDCCISICPHCVISHRFHRLLQIRRYVYHEVVRLEDLENLIDCSNIQAYTINNAKVVFIKKRPQNRQFKGGNYCTSCDRSLQEPYIHCSLGCKVEFVLKHNKDLSPFLRKCTTLQLSPDFFIPQDMADDDMANETAHSTVVDNDEPWGSSSSGSGSENMSFPCTEFVRKKRSGMHVCGRTANNYKDITEEDMATSMSRRKGIPQRSPLC